Sequence from the Amaranthus tricolor cultivar Red isolate AtriRed21 chromosome 1, ASM2621246v1, whole genome shotgun sequence genome:
ggtgcaacatggctacaatgaaacttggtattgagaagtttgataggagtgtgaactttggcttatggcaagtcaaaatgaaagcaattttgatacaaaatggagtgCATAAAGCACTAGATGGTGTGGAGAAGAAACCCAAAGGAATAAGTGAGGCTAAGTGGGAAGAAATGGATGCGAAGGCTCTTTCCGCCATACAACTTTTtctctctaatgaagttttgagagaagttgtaaaggaggaaacttcaaaaggcatttggaaaaaattggaatcactctatatggaaaagagtgttatcaatcgacttttgttaaagagtcgtttgtatgatctcagattgcaagaagagaagcccatgaaatcgcaccttgatgaattttactcaatagttatggatttgcaaaatattgatgtaaaagtggatgatgaggatttggctatTCTTTTGTTAGTTTCTCTACCGTcttcatataagcattttagggaAACCTTGTTATATGGAAGAGACACTTTGAGTAGTGAGGATGTCAGAAAGGCCTTGACTCAAAAGgaccttattgattctcaatttgctcaaaaggagTCAAGAGTTTTCAATGATGCTTGTTAAAGAGTCAAGTAGGAACAAAAGGAGCATGACttgcaacttttgtaagaagaaaggccacttcaagaaagattgttggaaattaaaagCCAAACAATCAAATGAAAGCAAATCCACAAGAGCTAGCTCCGCCGAAGCTAGCTATGTTGAAGATGAGATATATGATGTTGATGCTCTTGTCGTTACTAGTGAATATAAGGgtggtgattcttggattttggattcgggatgttctagacacataacttttaactctaggttcttctcaacttatcaaaaggttgatggaagaaaagtcactatgggcaatgaggatagttgtccgatagttggtattggagatgttaaaattgtcatgtttgatggtgttgaaagaacattgaccggagtcaatcatgttccaggtatgaataaaaacataatttcccttagtattctggataaagaaggttttaagtgcattggtgaaggtggagttttgaaggttggcaagggtcctaatttgttcttaaaaggatccattaatgatggcgtgtatatgcttttgggttcaaccttaattagttcagcttgtgtgtccactacttcaaccgagcatgaaaataaaattgatacttcttttaatgacagtttgagaataatttcaacatatcccaatgagtccatgggatgtatggacttgattggtaattaaAAGCATACTCTTGTAAGTCCTTTGAGGGCATGTTTAGTGCATGTGCTATGTTTatgcacatgtgttgtttttattttgagtatgatgttgcgtaagttgttatattatgttggagtgaattagagaattccatTGACTTGGGTGAgtactcaagtcaaggtggagattgttgtgattggtgtgacttgagtgcacatttgatgaggtgcatttatgtgtgacctttgggatggaatcccatgaatgtgttaatgcgggtgtattaagttaagttttgatgattgatttatgagaatgattaagtatggattaataaggtaatgaagtgtgagagtaatgggacttaatgaagaagtggaaaggttgATTCAAGATGCtttactatgcaagtcgagcaatactgtcagaagcctcTGAAGaaccgctcgaccagctcgctcgaccgagcgagctccaggttgggtcgagcgagcagacagaatgcaaccagaagCTTCTTGaagtccgctcgaccgagcgaacccctgttttggtcgagcgaagtctctgatacTCTAGAATGTTGTTTTATGACTCTTCATGTACTTAAGGATgcttcattatcatttaatcatagctttaatgtacttaatgtaacttagtgtgatctctcctataaatagagagctctcaatcACATTGTAATTATccacaaatacaccccaagccaaacactagcctatatctcttctctattgtaattctccatatttgagagttctttgaactccttttgataatataagagatactacacactggaggacgtagccttagttgggtgaacctcgttaaatctttgtgtcattttattgctttattttctcctacaaacattattgatatcattgatagcgtaatttgtttgtcactaaacttcatacattcaattttggcaatattggagtttgaaacacattgttcgaactctaatacatcgtcgtttttcAAGTTTCATATATAATTATTGCTCATTAATCAAACACAGCAGTACAGTTGAAAGACATTAACAAAAGCAGGAAACAACCATAGAGGTCATGATCAAAGCCATATACATAGACAAGTACACACCagcaaatttattaaaaactgAGATGATTAAACACAACCATCATTTCCTGGAATGGTGTTCACTTTTTATCATCCTTAAGATGATGGGCTTCAATGTCGCGAGTGACAGCAATGCAGAAGTCAATTAATTTAGTAGGGTAATGCCCTTCATCATGCACCTTCTCGAACTCAGCAATCCACTTCACTGCAGTAAAATCTTCCTTAGGAGTTACCTGCACCGTTAGTGTAAAGTGCTTGAATTCCTTCAGAAGATCTCCCTCAATGATCTTGAATCTCACTCGCTTATTCTCTTCATCTATTTCCTCTACCAGCTCTTTTGCTACACATTTCTTCCCATCTGCACTTCCCAGTTATacaatttcactttttattaatcacattcaacaacaaattaatattcatGGAAATTAaggaataataaaatattttaaatagtagatatattatactccctccgaaccaatttagatgtcccatttgcttgggcacggttattaaggatggtgtgaggtccattaaaaaggtaagtagtaaagggt
This genomic interval carries:
- the LOC130819701 gene encoding MLP-like protein 31, yielding MTIPVKGKFEVEVDIQCHGDIFHEIFSSRPHHISDMSPSNIHGCEVHDGEFGKPGSIIYWNYTLDGKKCVAKELVEEIDEENKRVRFKIIEGDLLKEFKHFTLTVQVTPKEDFTAVKWIAEFEKVHDEGHYPTKLIDFCIAVTRDIEAHHLKDDKK